In a single window of the Leisingera daeponensis DSM 23529 genome:
- a CDS encoding SDR family oxidoreductase produces MTALEQFSLAGQRALVTGSTDGLGFAAAQLLAGAGAEVWVNGRSEERVAAAVDRMPGTARPLVLDVANEEACIAAMEGIAAAGGLDILVNNVGQRDRRSLPEFSRADLQALWEVDLVSPFRLSQLAAAQMAAKGYGRIINISSIAGLIAQAGDAAYTTAKAGINGMTRALAAELGPMGITVNAIAPGFFKTAPNMAAAADPAIAEKLKAATSLGRWGEPEELAPAVLFLASPAASYITGQVLAVDGGYTAHY; encoded by the coding sequence ATGACAGCACTTGAACAGTTTTCCCTCGCAGGCCAGCGTGCGCTGGTGACCGGGTCCACGGACGGGCTAGGCTTTGCCGCCGCCCAGCTGCTGGCAGGGGCCGGGGCCGAGGTCTGGGTCAACGGCCGCAGCGAAGAGCGGGTCGCAGCGGCCGTTGACCGGATGCCCGGCACCGCTCGCCCGCTGGTTCTGGACGTGGCAAATGAAGAGGCCTGCATCGCGGCGATGGAAGGCATCGCGGCGGCAGGCGGGCTTGATATCCTGGTCAACAACGTCGGCCAGCGCGACCGCCGCAGCCTGCCGGAATTCTCCCGCGCCGATCTGCAGGCGCTGTGGGAGGTCGACCTGGTGTCCCCCTTCCGCCTGAGCCAGCTGGCGGCGGCTCAGATGGCGGCCAAGGGCTATGGCCGCATCATCAATATCTCCTCGATCGCGGGCCTTATCGCGCAGGCAGGCGACGCCGCCTACACCACCGCCAAGGCCGGTATCAACGGCATGACCAGGGCGCTGGCGGCGGAGCTGGGGCCAATGGGCATCACCGTGAATGCCATTGCCCCGGGGTTCTTCAAGACCGCCCCGAACATGGCCGCGGCGGCGGATCCGGCGATTGCGGAAAAGCTCAAGGCGGCCACCTCCCTCGGCCGCTGGGGCGAGCCTGAGGAACTGGCGCCCGCCGTTCTGTTCCTCGCCTCCCCTGCCGCGTCCTACATCACCGGACAGGTGCTGGCGGTGGATGGCGGCTATACCGCGCACTACTGA
- a CDS encoding UPF0262 family protein, which produces MSRISHIELDDRNLPPPTPEIEQERKVAIYDLIEENSFTLPSREDRDLPEGPYHLGLAIRDKRLVFDINTEAGEKAAEFHLSLSPFRQVVKDYYQICESYFTAVKTMPPSQIETIDMARRGIHNEGSRVLQERLEGKAEVDTDTARRLFTLICVLHFGG; this is translated from the coding sequence ATGAGCCGCATCAGCCACATCGAACTGGACGACCGCAACCTGCCGCCTCCGACCCCTGAGATCGAGCAGGAGCGCAAGGTGGCGATCTATGATCTGATCGAAGAGAACAGCTTTACCCTGCCGTCCCGCGAGGACCGCGATCTGCCCGAAGGCCCGTACCATCTGGGCCTGGCAATCCGCGACAAGCGGCTGGTGTTCGACATCAACACAGAAGCAGGCGAGAAGGCCGCGGAATTCCACCTGTCGCTGTCGCCCTTCCGGCAGGTGGTGAAAGACTACTACCAGATCTGCGAAAGCTACTTCACCGCGGTGAAGACCATGCCGCCAAGCCAGATCGAGACCATCGACATGGCCCGGCGCGGCATCCACAACGAAGGCAGCCGGGTGCTGCAGGAGCGGCTGGAGGGCAAGGCCGAGGTTGATACCGACACCGCCCGCCGCCTGTTCACCCTGATTTGCGTCCTGCATTTCGGAGGCTGA
- a CDS encoding low molecular weight phosphatase family protein translates to MEELPQSVLFCCDHNSVRSPMAEGIMKKFYGTGTYVQSAGVKNDMEIDGFSIAVCQEIDVELSRHRSRSFDEMERWGDDLSSFDLVVALSPASQRRALELTRFFHLDVEYWPIMDPTGLGETREAKLDIYRQTRDQIIQHLKNRWGEPTERT, encoded by the coding sequence GTGGAGGAGCTGCCGCAGTCCGTTCTGTTCTGTTGCGACCACAATTCGGTCCGCTCTCCGATGGCGGAGGGCATCATGAAGAAATTCTATGGCACCGGCACCTATGTGCAGTCTGCCGGTGTCAAGAACGACATGGAAATCGACGGCTTCTCCATCGCGGTCTGCCAGGAAATAGATGTCGAGCTGTCGCGCCACCGCTCGCGCTCCTTTGACGAGATGGAACGCTGGGGCGATGACCTGTCGTCCTTTGACCTGGTGGTGGCACTGTCGCCCGCCAGCCAGCGCCGGGCGCTGGAACTGACCCGTTTTTTCCACCTCGATGTCGAATATTGGCCGATTATGGACCCAACCGGGCTCGGCGAGACGCGCGAAGCTAAGCTAGATATCTACCGTCAAACACGGGATCAAATCATCCAGCACCTGAAAAACCGCTGGGGCGAACCGACGGAGAGAACATGA
- a CDS encoding ketosteroid isomerase-related protein: protein MTDTIARYFEAFNAGDTDAMLDCLDEQIAHHVNEGKIRVGKEKFAEFCAHMSRCYKEELTGMVIFSNEDGTRAAAEFIVNGTYLETDAGLPEAKGQTYRLPGGSFFELKNGKISRVTTYYNLADWIAQVSAG, encoded by the coding sequence ATGACCGACACCATCGCGCGTTATTTTGAAGCCTTCAATGCAGGCGATACCGATGCCATGCTGGACTGCCTGGACGAGCAGATTGCCCACCACGTCAATGAAGGCAAGATCCGGGTGGGCAAGGAGAAATTCGCGGAGTTCTGCGCCCACATGAGCCGCTGCTACAAGGAAGAGCTGACCGGTATGGTGATCTTTTCCAATGAGGACGGCACGCGGGCGGCGGCGGAATTCATCGTCAACGGCACCTATCTGGAAACCGACGCGGGCCTGCCCGAAGCCAAGGGCCAGACCTACCGCCTGCCGGGCGGCTCGTTCTTTGAGCTGAAGAACGGCAAGATTTCCCGCGTCACCACCTATTACAACCTGGCTGACTGGATCGCCCAGGTTTCGGCGGGATGA
- a CDS encoding GNAT family N-acetyltransferase, protein MTLRVETMTGAALEAALDDVAHLRINVFRAWPYLYDGDLAYERAYLQSYRDSDRAIVVGAFDGDVLVGASTGAPLADHADDFAAALEGTGIELKDVFYCAESVLLPEYRGQGAGHGFFDAREAHARKHGFRKCAFCGVQRPADHPLRPADYAPLDPFWRKRGYQPLAGAIAHFSWKDVDQAQETKKPLQFWIRDLQHCRSGLAGAPSDSPL, encoded by the coding sequence ATGACCCTCCGCGTCGAAACCATGACCGGCGCGGCGCTGGAAGCCGCGCTGGACGATGTGGCGCACCTGCGGATCAACGTGTTCCGCGCCTGGCCGTATCTCTATGACGGCGATCTGGCGTATGAGCGCGCATATCTGCAAAGCTACCGCGACAGTGACCGCGCCATTGTGGTCGGCGCTTTCGACGGCGATGTTCTGGTCGGCGCCTCCACTGGCGCGCCGCTGGCTGATCACGCGGATGATTTCGCGGCAGCCCTTGAGGGCACCGGCATTGAGCTGAAGGACGTTTTCTACTGCGCCGAATCGGTTCTGCTGCCCGAATACCGCGGGCAGGGTGCCGGTCACGGTTTCTTTGACGCGCGAGAGGCGCACGCCCGCAAACACGGTTTCCGCAAATGCGCGTTTTGCGGCGTGCAGCGTCCGGCGGACCATCCGCTGCGCCCGGCGGATTACGCGCCGCTGGACCCGTTCTGGCGCAAGCGCGGCTACCAGCCCCTTGCTGGCGCCATCGCGCATTTCTCTTGGAAAGACGTCGATCAGGCGCAAGAAACGAAGAAGCCGCTGCAGTTCTGGATCCGGGATTTGCAGCACTGCCGGAGCGGTTTGGCCGGGGCGCCTTCTGACAGTCCCTTGTAA
- a CDS encoding carbon-nitrogen hydrolase family protein codes for MKIATAAYPLDWLDSWAQYEDKLAAWVAEAAGNGADLLVFPEYGAMELSTLDGAAVAGDLAQSIHSVSEKMEDAAALHLRLAAEYGVHILGASAPVNSGLDQPVNRAEFYTPGGSRDHQDKQIMTRFERAPWGIAGGGPLKIFETSLGRIGVLICYDSEFPLLGRALAEADVILVPSCTEALAGYSRVRIGAMSRALENQCVTAMASVVGSNAWSEAVDTNTGMGGIFGPPDKGFPGTGVVAEGVLNQPGWTYGEADLDTIAHVRADGGVLNRLHWEEQMPRVNSVTKAVLP; via the coding sequence ATGAAAATCGCCACTGCCGCTTACCCGCTCGACTGGCTCGACAGTTGGGCTCAGTACGAAGACAAGCTGGCCGCGTGGGTTGCGGAAGCTGCCGGCAACGGCGCTGATCTGCTGGTGTTCCCGGAATACGGCGCGATGGAGCTGTCCACCCTGGACGGCGCGGCGGTAGCCGGGGATCTGGCGCAATCGATCCATTCGGTCTCGGAAAAGATGGAGGACGCCGCGGCGCTGCACCTGAGGCTGGCCGCTGAATACGGGGTGCACATCCTGGGCGCATCGGCGCCCGTGAACAGCGGGCTGGACCAGCCGGTGAACCGGGCGGAATTCTACACGCCCGGCGGCAGCCGCGACCATCAGGACAAGCAGATCATGACCCGGTTCGAGCGCGCGCCGTGGGGCATCGCCGGGGGCGGCCCGCTCAAGATCTTCGAGACCAGCTTGGGCAGAATCGGTGTGCTGATCTGCTATGACAGCGAGTTCCCGCTGCTGGGCCGTGCCCTGGCGGAGGCGGATGTGATTCTCGTCCCCTCCTGCACGGAGGCGCTGGCCGGATACTCGCGGGTGCGCATCGGCGCGATGTCGCGGGCGCTGGAAAACCAGTGCGTAACCGCAATGGCCTCCGTCGTGGGCAGCAACGCATGGTCCGAGGCGGTGGACACAAATACCGGCATGGGCGGCATTTTCGGCCCGCCGGACAAAGGGTTCCCCGGAACCGGGGTGGTGGCCGAGGGCGTGCTCAATCAGCCGGGCTGGACCTACGGCGAGGCTGATCTGGACACAATTGCCCATGTGCGGGCCGATGGCGGGGTGCTGAACCGGCTGCATTGGGAGGAGCAGATGCCGCGGGTGAATTCGGTCACAAAAGCCGTGTTGCCCTGA
- the infA gene encoding translation initiation factor IF-1, whose translation MAKEDTLEFPGVVKELLPNATFRVELENGHEIIAHTAGKMRKNRIRVLAGDRVQVEMTPYDLTKGRINYRFK comes from the coding sequence ATGGCCAAGGAAGATACGCTCGAATTTCCCGGTGTCGTGAAGGAACTCCTGCCTAACGCGACGTTTCGGGTCGAGCTGGAAAACGGCCATGAAATCATCGCGCACACGGCAGGCAAGATGCGCAAGAACCGCATCCGTGTTCTGGCTGGCGACCGGGTCCAGGTCGAAATGACCCCCTACGACCTCACTAAGGGCCGGATCAACTACCGCTTCAAGTAA
- a CDS encoding Maf family protein, translating to MAFILGSGSPRRLQLLAQLGVHPDAVRPPEIDETPLKGELPRDYCARVTREKTQAVPAGTDDIVLCADTTVALGRRILGKPRDAGEAAAFLLALSGRRHRVITAVAVRRGDQIWEKDVVSQVKMKNLSDEELNAYLATGDWEGKAGAYAIQGPAGAFIPWISGSFTGIVGLPLSETANLLRAAGLPLYQEAAA from the coding sequence ATGGCATTCATTCTGGGATCGGGCAGTCCGCGGCGGCTGCAGCTTTTGGCGCAGCTAGGCGTGCATCCTGACGCTGTGCGCCCGCCGGAAATCGACGAGACGCCGCTGAAGGGCGAGCTGCCGCGCGACTATTGCGCGCGGGTGACGCGGGAAAAAACGCAGGCTGTCCCCGCGGGGACGGACGATATTGTCTTGTGTGCCGACACCACCGTCGCCTTGGGCCGCCGCATCCTTGGCAAGCCGCGCGATGCCGGGGAGGCTGCTGCGTTCCTGCTCGCCCTGTCGGGCCGCCGCCACCGGGTCATCACAGCTGTCGCCGTGCGCCGCGGGGACCAGATCTGGGAAAAGGACGTGGTGAGCCAGGTGAAAATGAAAAACCTGTCTGACGAGGAGCTGAATGCCTACCTCGCAACAGGCGATTGGGAAGGCAAGGCCGGCGCCTATGCCATCCAGGGGCCCGCCGGGGCCTTCATCCCATGGATCAGCGGCTCGTTCACCGGTATCGTCGGGCTGCCGCTGTCAGAAACTGCCAATCTTCTGCGCGCCGCCGGGCTGCCGCTGTATCAGGAGGCCGCCGCATGA
- a CDS encoding ribonuclease E/G gives MKGRTVILDHIQDREAAALMVDGKLEDFLIESDAPPPGTIYRARADRPVKGQGGMFLTTPDGPAFLRQVKGLAPGQMILVQVSGYAEPGKAIPVTQKLLFKSRYAIVTPEAPGLNISRSIRDEEERDRLLEIAHEEMGETGYGLILRSACAGADREEIAEDVAAMAALAAQVLQDEGAEAEVLSEGDTPHLLAWREWAEPADIERDPGGFERLGVLDALDIARGIREPLPGGGFLFIEPTRALVAVDVNTGSDTSLAAGVKANMAAAKTLPRALRVRGLGGQIVLDLAPMPKKDRRGFETALRAAFRADSEETVLAGWTSLGHYELQRKRGRIALSEVLK, from the coding sequence ATGAAGGGCCGCACCGTCATTCTCGACCACATCCAGGACCGTGAAGCCGCCGCGCTGATGGTGGATGGCAAACTGGAAGATTTTCTGATCGAAAGCGATGCGCCTCCGCCTGGTACCATTTACCGTGCCCGCGCCGACCGGCCGGTGAAAGGGCAGGGCGGCATGTTCCTGACGACGCCTGACGGCCCGGCCTTCCTGCGTCAGGTCAAAGGGCTGGCGCCGGGGCAAATGATCCTGGTGCAGGTCTCCGGCTATGCCGAGCCGGGCAAGGCGATCCCGGTCACCCAGAAGCTGCTGTTCAAGAGCCGCTATGCGATCGTGACGCCGGAGGCCCCGGGTCTGAACATCTCGCGCAGCATCCGCGACGAGGAAGAGCGCGACCGGCTGCTGGAAATTGCCCATGAGGAAATGGGGGAAACGGGCTATGGCCTGATCCTGCGCTCTGCCTGCGCCGGGGCGGACCGCGAGGAGATTGCCGAGGATGTCGCGGCCATGGCGGCTTTGGCGGCTCAGGTGTTGCAGGATGAAGGAGCCGAAGCGGAAGTGCTGTCCGAAGGCGACACCCCGCATCTGCTGGCCTGGCGGGAATGGGCTGAACCTGCGGATATCGAACGGGATCCGGGCGGATTTGAGCGCCTGGGGGTTTTGGATGCGCTGGACATTGCCCGGGGGATCCGCGAACCGCTGCCGGGCGGCGGTTTCCTGTTTATCGAGCCCACCCGCGCCCTGGTCGCGGTGGATGTGAACACCGGGTCCGACACCTCGCTGGCGGCAGGTGTGAAGGCCAATATGGCGGCCGCCAAAACCCTGCCGCGGGCCCTGCGCGTCAGGGGCCTGGGCGGCCAGATCGTGCTGGACCTGGCGCCGATGCCAAAGAAGGACCGCCGCGGGTTCGAGACCGCGCTGCGGGCCGCCTTCCGGGCCGATTCCGAGGAAACGGTTCTGGCCGGCTGGACCAGCCTTGGCCACTACGAACTGCAGCGCAAACGCGGCCGCATTGCCCTGAGTGAGGTGCTGAAATGA
- a CDS encoding DNA gyrase inhibitor YacG, translating into MSCPICGGESQKSFRPFCSKRCADIDLGKWLTGVYSVPSQDPEDIENALEEAERARASEEKTQQTRH; encoded by the coding sequence ATGAGCTGTCCGATTTGCGGCGGGGAATCGCAAAAGAGCTTCCGCCCGTTCTGCTCCAAACGCTGTGCCGATATCGACCTTGGGAAGTGGCTGACCGGCGTCTACTCGGTGCCCAGCCAGGATCCGGAAGACATTGAAAACGCTTTGGAAGAAGCCGAGCGCGCACGGGCATCCGAAGAAAAGACGCAGCAGACGCGTCATTAG
- a CDS encoding YcaO-like family protein, with product MPKAQQKGYVLDTHRLCDPAQTLATVRPHLAGMGITRIANLTGLDRVGLPTVMVARPNSRSVAVSLGKGLTLEAAQASGVMEAVETWHAERITRPLRAASYADLRQEVLVADVERLPRVTGGSFNPHGRMLWVEGLDLVSGQPHWLPLEMVDTDYTARPCGGQGAFPRTTNGLASGNSLAEATCHAICELIERDAITLWHHAPAGPRIDVAAIEDPRCREALDRFEAAGLRAGIWNITSDIGVAAFHCMICEDGTRPGHIGIGSGCHPDRGIALLRALTEAAQTRLTYISGARDDLDPEEFTPQASAGRTQYVRGLLELSPATARFEDCPDYSSPSFEEDLSWLLGRLAGAGMDQALAVDLSRPGLGVSVVRAVIPGLEAPHDDPDYIPGPRARAAGQARP from the coding sequence ATGCCCAAGGCACAGCAAAAGGGATATGTGCTGGACACCCACCGGCTGTGCGATCCGGCGCAGACGCTGGCAACGGTCAGGCCGCATCTCGCTGGGATGGGCATTACCCGCATCGCCAATCTGACCGGCTTGGACCGGGTCGGGCTGCCCACCGTGATGGTGGCGCGGCCCAATTCCCGCTCCGTTGCGGTGTCGCTGGGCAAGGGGCTGACGCTGGAGGCGGCGCAGGCCTCCGGTGTGATGGAAGCGGTGGAGACCTGGCACGCCGAGCGGATCACGCGGCCGCTGCGGGCGGCAAGTTATGCGGACCTGCGGCAGGAGGTTCTGGTCGCCGATGTTGAGCGACTGCCGCGGGTCACAGGCGGCAGTTTCAATCCCCATGGCCGGATGCTGTGGGTGGAGGGCCTGGATCTGGTCTCCGGGCAGCCGCACTGGCTGCCGCTTGAAATGGTCGACACCGACTATACCGCGCGGCCTTGCGGCGGGCAGGGGGCCTTTCCGCGCACGACCAACGGGCTTGCCTCAGGCAACAGCCTGGCAGAGGCCACATGCCACGCCATCTGCGAACTGATCGAACGGGATGCGATCACCCTGTGGCACCACGCCCCCGCCGGTCCGCGGATCGACGTCGCGGCAATCGAAGATCCGCGCTGCCGCGAAGCGCTGGATCGGTTTGAGGCGGCAGGTTTGCGGGCGGGGATCTGGAACATCACCTCTGACATCGGCGTGGCCGCGTTTCATTGCATGATCTGCGAGGACGGCACCCGGCCCGGGCACATCGGGATCGGCAGCGGCTGCCATCCGGACCGGGGCATTGCCCTGCTGCGGGCGCTGACAGAGGCGGCGCAGACCCGGCTGACCTATATCTCTGGCGCCCGCGATGACCTGGATCCGGAGGAGTTCACGCCGCAGGCATCTGCCGGGCGCACGCAATATGTCCGCGGGCTGCTGGAGCTGTCGCCGGCAACCGCCCGTTTCGAGGACTGCCCGGATTATTCCTCGCCCTCTTTTGAGGAGGATTTGTCCTGGCTGTTGGGCAGGCTTGCGGGGGCCGGCATGGACCAGGCCCTGGCGGTCGACCTGTCGCGTCCGGGTCTGGGGGTTTCTGTGGTGCGCGCGGTGATCCCTGGGCTGGAGGCGCCGCATGATGATCCCGATTACATCCCGGGTCCGCGGGCACGCGCGGCCGGGCAGGCCCGGCCATGA
- a CDS encoding TfuA-like protein, which yields MTAVVFAGPTIRAEEVQAYFEATVLPPAGQGDIYRAARQGAKAIGLIDGYFQGVPSVWHKEILWALEQGIAVFGSASMGALRAAELSDFGMVGAGSIYEAYASGALIDDDEVAVLHSPAELGFAPLSEPMVSIRATVARALGDAVLDADQAAAVLNAAKARFYQHRVWDLILADFQAAAWCERFRAWLKSGRVDAKRDDAREMLAVMAAYLNGERGPLPAPPLKVERTLAWQTLVRRIEAEAHLLQAEDRRVLDELRLDPDRYEGVRTRAMLRHLALQEAGKSGRTVKREALAAQMSAHRKALGLFSSGSLRKWLEDNALSAADYEGWLREAALAGTVAGSLNGQLAPHLLAELRQAGDYAALKSRAVSKERYLAAQEQPAKPVTEQERLPLTLWYFEELLQRDVPDRLDDYLEAIGCRSRDEFYELIRREFMYHQSRNTRPVSEGRA from the coding sequence ATGACAGCGGTTGTGTTTGCCGGCCCGACCATCCGGGCGGAAGAGGTGCAGGCCTATTTCGAGGCAACGGTTCTGCCCCCGGCCGGCCAGGGCGACATCTACAGGGCCGCCCGGCAGGGCGCCAAGGCCATCGGGCTGATTGACGGGTACTTCCAAGGTGTCCCGTCCGTCTGGCACAAGGAAATCCTGTGGGCGCTGGAGCAGGGGATCGCGGTTTTCGGCAGTGCCAGCATGGGGGCGCTGCGGGCGGCTGAGTTGTCTGATTTTGGAATGGTCGGCGCCGGCAGTATTTATGAAGCCTACGCCTCTGGCGCGTTGATCGACGATGATGAGGTGGCGGTGCTGCACAGCCCGGCAGAACTGGGGTTTGCGCCGCTAAGCGAGCCGATGGTGTCGATCCGGGCCACGGTTGCGCGGGCGCTAGGCGACGCGGTGCTGGACGCGGATCAGGCGGCGGCAGTGCTGAACGCCGCCAAGGCGCGGTTCTACCAGCACAGGGTCTGGGACCTGATCCTGGCGGATTTCCAGGCTGCGGCCTGGTGCGAACGGTTCAGGGCCTGGCTCAAATCCGGGCGAGTGGATGCCAAGCGGGACGATGCACGGGAAATGCTGGCGGTGATGGCGGCCTATCTGAACGGCGAGCGCGGCCCCCTGCCGGCACCGCCTTTGAAAGTAGAGCGGACGCTTGCCTGGCAGACCCTGGTGCGGCGTATCGAGGCGGAGGCGCATCTGTTGCAAGCGGAAGACCGGCGGGTGCTGGATGAGCTGAGGCTGGACCCGGACCGCTATGAGGGGGTCCGCACCCGTGCCATGCTGCGCCATCTGGCCTTGCAGGAAGCGGGCAAGAGCGGCCGCACGGTGAAACGTGAAGCGCTTGCGGCGCAAATGTCGGCGCATCGCAAGGCGCTGGGCCTGTTCAGCAGCGGCAGCCTGCGAAAATGGCTGGAGGACAACGCGCTGTCCGCGGCGGATTATGAGGGCTGGCTGAGGGAGGCGGCCCTCGCCGGGACCGTGGCAGGCAGTTTGAACGGCCAGCTCGCCCCGCATCTTCTGGCGGAACTGCGGCAGGCGGGCGACTATGCAGCGCTGAAATCGCGGGCCGTGTCAAAGGAGCGGTACCTGGCGGCGCAGGAGCAGCCGGCCAAGCCGGTGACAGAGCAGGAACGGCTGCCGCTGACACTATGGTACTTTGAAGAGCTGCTGCAGCGGGACGTCCCGGACCGGCTGGATGATTATCTGGAGGCCATTGGCTGCCGCAGCCGGGATGAATTCTATGAGCTGATCCGGCGCGAGTTCATGTATCATCAAAGTCGCAATACACGGCCCGTATCAGAAGGCCGCGCGTAG
- a CDS encoding tetratricopeptide repeat protein — protein MSGHKETTTVRRQLGAVLFADVVGYARLMGNDEIDTYSALKSLLEQLETACQAHEGRVVAVRGDGVLALFETATNAVEFGVELHRIAEQSNRARPEDHHLRFRAGVHLGEILVDDRGIHGDNVNIAARLQEIAEPGRVFVSASVYEQIRNRLRFGFEFLGPQMLKNIAEPVAAYCVRSEVAGATMAATRRPEAPPAHRPPPGIPSVAVLPFTSLGGEPSDSWFADGLTEDIILNLSKFKNLFVIARNSSFFFKASTKPPQEAARELGVRYVARGSVRRAAARVRIAVELIDAETGRTIWGERYDRNIDDIFAIQDEVTDAIVAATAVLIEAQERKRMAQTAPADLAAYGYVLRGQQYIFRYTRQDNREAQTLYERALSRDQDYARASAAISRTLNIDWRYSWAKDAEHALDTALSYAQRAVELDPTDARGFGELGFVHLYRKEHDAAIGAYRRALALNPNDADLLSDYADALAHSGDNQAAIGNLQQAMRLNPYFPDQYLWHLGGAYYNLKQYDAVIDTLTKMNNPTEGQRMLAASYAQLGDIDQARTMAARHREAHPNFSLDRWAKVQPDRLEEDTQHFVEGLKKAGF, from the coding sequence GTGAGCGGCCACAAAGAGACAACAACGGTCCGGCGCCAGCTTGGCGCGGTGCTGTTTGCCGATGTTGTCGGCTATGCCCGGCTAATGGGCAATGACGAGATCGACACTTACAGCGCCCTCAAATCCCTGCTGGAACAGCTTGAAACAGCCTGTCAGGCGCATGAGGGGCGCGTGGTTGCTGTCCGGGGCGACGGGGTTCTGGCACTGTTTGAGACGGCCACCAATGCCGTCGAGTTTGGCGTTGAGCTGCACCGCATAGCAGAACAGAGCAACCGCGCGCGGCCGGAAGACCATCATCTCCGGTTCCGGGCCGGGGTGCATCTTGGCGAAATCCTGGTCGATGACCGCGGCATCCATGGCGATAATGTGAATATTGCCGCGAGGCTGCAGGAAATCGCCGAGCCGGGCCGGGTCTTCGTCAGCGCGTCGGTCTATGAGCAGATCCGAAACCGGTTGCGCTTCGGGTTTGAATTCCTCGGTCCGCAAATGCTCAAGAACATCGCCGAGCCGGTCGCGGCCTATTGCGTCCGCAGCGAGGTTGCGGGCGCAACAATGGCGGCAACCCGCCGCCCGGAGGCTCCGCCCGCGCACCGCCCGCCGCCCGGTATTCCTTCGGTTGCGGTGCTGCCCTTTACCAGCCTGGGCGGAGAGCCGTCCGACAGCTGGTTTGCCGACGGGCTGACAGAGGACATCATTCTGAACCTGTCCAAGTTCAAGAACCTTTTCGTCATTGCCCGCAATTCCTCCTTTTTCTTCAAAGCCAGCACCAAGCCGCCGCAGGAGGCAGCACGGGAGCTTGGGGTGCGCTATGTCGCCCGTGGCAGCGTCCGGCGGGCCGCTGCCCGCGTCCGGATAGCCGTCGAGCTGATCGACGCGGAAACCGGCCGCACCATCTGGGGCGAACGGTACGACCGCAACATCGACGACATTTTCGCCATCCAGGACGAGGTGACCGACGCCATCGTCGCCGCCACGGCGGTGCTGATCGAGGCCCAGGAGCGCAAGCGGATGGCTCAGACAGCACCTGCCGATCTGGCCGCCTACGGCTATGTCCTGCGCGGCCAGCAATATATTTTCCGCTACACAAGGCAGGACAACCGCGAGGCGCAAACCCTGTACGAGCGTGCGCTGTCGCGCGATCAGGACTATGCCCGGGCCTCTGCCGCGATCTCCCGGACCTTGAATATCGATTGGCGCTATTCTTGGGCCAAGGACGCCGAGCATGCGCTTGATACGGCGCTGTCATATGCGCAGCGGGCGGTGGAACTGGACCCCACCGACGCCCGCGGATTTGGCGAGCTTGGCTTTGTGCATCTGTACCGCAAGGAGCATGATGCAGCGATCGGCGCCTACCGGCGCGCGCTGGCCCTAAACCCGAATGACGCAGACCTGCTGTCGGATTACGCCGATGCGCTGGCCCATTCCGGCGACAACCAGGCCGCGATCGGAAACCTGCAGCAGGCCATGCGGTTGAACCCGTATTTCCCGGACCAGTACCTTTGGCACCTGGGCGGTGCCTATTACAATCTCAAACAGTATGATGCGGTGATCGACACGCTGACAAAGATGAACAACCCGACCGAGGGACAGCGCATGCTTGCGGCCAGTTATGCGCAGCTGGGGGACATCGACCAGGCCCGCACCATGGCGGCCCGCCACCGCGAGGCGCATCCGAATTTCTCGCTGGACCGCTGGGCCAAGGTGCAGCCCGACCGGCTGGAAGAAGACACCCAGCACTTTGTCGAAGGGTTGAAAAAAGCGGGATTCTGA